The following proteins are co-located in the Phyllostomus discolor isolate MPI-MPIP mPhyDis1 chromosome 1, mPhyDis1.pri.v3, whole genome shotgun sequence genome:
- the RASL11B gene encoding ras-like protein family member 11B: protein MRLIQNMCTIAEYPTPGSAAAADYCLGAAGRRLVKIAVVGASGVGKTALVVRFLTKRFIGDYERNAGNLYTRQVQIEGETLAIQVQDTPGIQVHENGLSCNEQLNRCIRWADAVVIVFSITDRKSYELIGQLHQHVQQVHLGTRLPVVVVANKADLLHIKQVDPQLGLQLASMLGCSFYEVSVSENYNDVYNAFHVLCKEVSHKQPPSSTPEKRRTSLIPRPKSPNMQDLKRRFKQALSAKVRTVTSV from the exons ATGCGCCTCATTCAGAACATGTGCACCATTGCCGAGTACCCCACTCCGGGCAGCGCCGCCGCGGCCGATTACTGCCTGGGGGCGGCGGGCCGCCGGCTGGTCAAGATCGCTGTGGTGGGGGCCAGCGGCGTGGGCAAGACCG CCCTGGTGGTGCGGTTCCTCACCAAACGATTCATTGGTGACTACGAAAGAAATGCAG gTAATCTCTACACCAGACAAGTCCAAATAGAAGGTGAAACTCTGGCTATTCAGGTTCAAGACACTCCAGGTATTCAG GTCCACGAGAACGGCTTGAGCTGCAACGAACAGCTGAATAGGTGCATTCGCTGGGCAGATGCTGTGGTGATCGTTTTCTCTATCACCGACCGCAAGAGCTATGAACTCATTGGCCAGCTCCACCAGCACGTCCAGCAGGTACACCTGGGCACTCGGCTGCCCGTCGTGGTCGTGGCCAACAAAGCTGACCTGTTGCACATCAAACAGGTGGATCCTCAGCTTGGACTACAGCTGGCTAGCATGCTGGGCTGCTCGTTCTATGAAGTGTCCGTCAGTGAAAATTACAACGACGTCTACAACGCCTTCCATGTCCTGTGCAAAGAAGTGAGCCACAAACAGCCACCGAGCAGCACGCCGGAGAAGCGAAGAACCTCCCTCATCCCCAGGCCCAAGTCGCCCAACATGCAGGACCTGAAGAGGAGGTTCAAGCAGGCCCTTTCTGCCAAAGTGAGGACTGTCACCTCTGTCTGA